The Pseudodesulfovibrio cashew genomic sequence ACCTCGCCGCCAAGGGCGACGTGTACCTCGCACCTGCCGCGCAGGGCTCGCTGATAGCCGTTTAGCAGATTGCTATCATCGTCAACCATGAGAACCCTGAGGCCGGTGGTTTCGTTTGATTCCGTCACTCTTCCCCCTTTTCCGGAACGAGAACCGTCAGCTCCGGCTTGATGCCGACCTTGCCGGCGAACAGATGGATGCGATCAATCTTGTTCTTGTCCAGTTCAATGCTCTTCCTGAGGAGCAACGCGCCCTGGTCGGACACGACCTCTTCGTGCAGGACCATACCGGGAGTCAATTCGGACAGCGGCAGGGTTCGGATCTCGTAACGGGCCTCCACTCCGAGCATACCCTCAAGGTAGTAGAGCAACTCCGGATCATAGAATTCCGCGTTGTGCTCGAGGCTGAGAAAGGCCTGTTGCGGATTCTCCCGGGTCTGCAGGGCCAGGTCGTAGTCCAGGGCGAGACGCAGGACCCTGCCCCCCAGGGGGATCTGGTCCTCCTTGACGGCGTCCCGGGGCGTTCCCGAGCCGTCGAATCCCTTGAGCTGGTAGGCGATCATGTCGCCGATGGAGGACATGCGGGGCAGCTTGGACAGCAGATTCTGGGCGATGAACGGATGCATCTCGAAAATCTGTTCCTGCTCGGGTGTCAACTCCTCGCCAGCGAAGACGGCGTCCATGGTGCCGGGCGGCAGGATCAACGTCCCCAGCTGCGAGAGCATGGTGGCAATGTCGTAGCGCCACAAGTCGGTGACGCCCATCTTCCCGGCCAGGTAACGGACATAGCGCCGGACGCGGTTGATCTGCTCTCCGGCCTTGGGGTTGACCATGGAGGTGATTTCGCTGAGCAATTCGACGCTGCCCTTGAGGGTCTTCTCCAGGAGGTCCTTCTTGAGGGTGAGCAGCTCGAACTGGCTCACGGCCTCCTCCACGTTCTTGCGCAGGGTCTCCCGGTCGCATGGCTTGGTCAGGAAACGGAAGACGTTTCCGTCGTTGACGGCGCTGATCGCGCTCTCCAGATCGGCGTAGCCGGTCAGCATCAGCCGTGTGGTGTCGGGAGAGTGTTCCCTGACCTTTTGAAGAAACTCAACGCCATTGAGCTTGGGCATCCGGTAGTCGGAGATGACCACGGCAAAGGGATGCTTTTTGTCCAGACTCTCCAGGGCCTCCACCGGGTCGGTCGCCATGGAAATCTCGTACTTGTCGCGCAACTGGCGCCGAAGGCCGGAGAGCACATTGGGTTCATCGTCTACAAGAAGGATCTTTGCTTGCATGCTCACTCCCCGTCGGCCAATTCGGTGACGATATCGGCGTCCAGAGGCCTGAACGCCGCCAACTCGGACCAGTGTTCGCCCAGGTAGCGCATCCACCGCTCCATCCTCTCCCTATCCCGGACCAGGGGGGCCAGGCTCGCGTTGAGCTTGATCCGCACGTAGTCTTCGTTGAGAACCACACAATGGTGGTCGATGACGTTGGCCACGGACAGATACATGGTCGCGCTTTTGTCCATCTGGTCGTAGTCGTGATGGAAGCCGATGGCATGCACCACGTTTCCGGAGATGCCCCAGAGCCCCATGAGGTATGCCCCCACTTCGGCGTGGGTGGTCCCGTAAATCCGCTCTTCCACCGTACAGATGGGGCCCCCGCCCTCCGCCATGGTCTCGAGGACCTGGCCGTACCGCTCAGGGAAGAAGGTGCACAGGATCAGCTTACCGATGTCGTGTAGGATACCGGCCATGCGGCACTGCAACAGTGTTTCCCGGTCCACGCCGTCGCACTCGGCGATGAGGTAGGCGATGTTGGAGACCCGGAAGCAGTGCGCCCACAGCTTGTTCAGCGAGAACTTCGGCAAGGGCTTGGAGTCGTACATGGAGAAGAGGTGCGAGGAGAGAACCAGGGCCTTGATGGTCTCCAGACCGAGCAGAGTGATGGCCTTATGCAGGGAATCCACATGCGCCGGGAGCCCGAAGTAGGGGGAGTTGACCAGCTTGATGATCTCGGCCACCAGCCCGACGTCCTTGGCGATGTGCTCCGCAATACGGTTGATGTCGGGCTCCTCCTTGGCCAACTCCTTCTCGATTTCAAGAAAGACCTGCGGCACCACGGGCAGGGCGTCAATCTCGGTCACCAGCCGGAGCAGATTCACATCGGTGAGGACCCGCCTGGAATGAAGCGCCCCCTCGATCTTGTCGATAAGGTATTCGGCGTTGCAGGGCTTGGTGATGTACTGGTGCACTGCCCTGATGCTGTGAATAACCTCGTTCAGGTCCACTTGGCCGGACAACGCGATTCGAATCATTTTCGGATACGATTCCTTGACCCTGTTCAGCAACTCCGCGCCGTCCATGCCAGGCATTCTGATATCCGAAATCACCACGTCGAAGATGCCGTCCTTCAGCTTTTCCAACGCTTCGAGCCCGGACTCGACAAAAACCATTTCCCATTCATCGCGCTTGGAACGGAGCATTCTCTTGAGCGCGGCCAGTATGTTGGGTTCGTCATCGACGAAAAGGATACGGGGCCTTGCGGTCATCATTCTCCCCTTGGGTGTGGCCCTCCATCCGAAGCGCGGCACTCTCGCGGCGCCTCGGCGAAAAAGGCATCAACTATCCATTACATGAATAGCATCACAGGGAAAAAAGGTAAACGCCATTAGAAATTGAAGCAGGATCGATCAGGTATTGCCGACCAACACTATGCCACTGAAGACACAATATCGACTCATTATTTTTTTAACAAGAATATTGCCAGTCCGGGCTCGTTATCATATCCAACATGTTGTCATCCGTTCAACAAACGGGTGAAGTCATTCTCATCCAGCCCGTCGCTGCCGAAGGCATGTACCGAAAAAATGCCGTCGCTCCGGCTGCGGACCAAAAATCCGGCCATACCCGGATCCATATTCCCAAGGAGTCGACATGCTTAACAATCTGCGCTTAGGGGTCAAACTAGGTATTGGTTTCGCGCTTGTGCTCGTCCTGACGGCTGTTGTCGCCTTCATCGGCTATAGCGCCATGCTCGGGATTCAGGACCGCGTGGACAAGGCTGACGACGTCAACCGCCTCGTCCGCTTCATCCTGGAGGCAAGGGTTCAGGAAAAGAATTTCATGCTCCGCAAGGACGAGAAGAGCGCCGCGGCACAAGCCAAGGTGCTCAAGCAGCTTGATGAACAGGGCGCACAGACAAGCGCCAAATTTGCCGACCCCGCCAACAAGGCCCAGATGGCCGAGGTGAAACAATCCGTTGGGCAATACGAGCAGGCATTCGGCAAATTCAAATCCCTGGAAGCGGACAAGAATGACGCCATGGCCAAGATGCAAAACAATGCGCAGACCGCACTCCGCCAGACCGAGGCCCTCAGGGCCGACCAGAAAGCGGAGTTCTCGGCACTGCTTTCTTCCGGAACCGCCTCGCAGGCCGAATTGAATGACAAGCTGGCCAAGGCCGATGACGCCAACAGGATGATCAAATGGTTTCTTGAAGCCCGCAAGGATGAAAAGAACCTGATCATCACCCATGACGAGAGCCACCTCAAAAAGAATCATGAGAACCTGGCCTCCATCCTTACCCTCATGGCCGACCTCAAAAAGCGCTTTCACAACAAGGACAACCTGGCTCAACTGAATTCCGCCGAGGAGGCGCTCCGCAACTACCAGGCCGAATTCGAAAGTTTCGTTGGCAGCATGAAGGCCCAGACCCAGGCCGAGGCCGCCATGGTCGACGCCGCCCGCAAGGCCGACGAGGTCTGCCGGGCCGCACGCGCCGACCAGAAGCAGAAGATGCTGGCCCAAATGGAAACGTCCAACATGCTCAACCTGATCATGACCGCCCTGGCCCTGATCCTGGGCTCGCTGGCAGCGGTTTTCCTGACGCGCGCCATCACCAAACCCGTGGGCATGGGCGTCCGGTTCGCCGAGGCCATGTCCGGCGGCGACTTCACCAGGACGCTCGACATCGACCAGAAGGACGAGATCGGCAACCTGGCTGCCGCCCTGAACAACATGGTCCACCGGCTCAGGCAGGTGGTGGCCGACGTGGGCAACGCCACCGACAACATCGCGTCGGGCAGCGAGGAGCTCTCCTCGTCCTCCGAGGCCCTTGCAGAAGGCGCAACCGAACAGGCCGCCTCCATCGAGGAAGTCTCCTCGTCCATGGAGCAGATGGCCTCCAACATCGGCCAGAATGCCCAGAACGCGGAGGAAACGGACGCTCTGGCCACCAAGGCTGCAAAAGACGCCAAGCAAAGCGGCGAGGCCGTCCGCCAGACGGTGGACGCCATGAAGAGCATCGCTGAAAAGATCTCCATCATCGAGGAGATCGCCCGCCAGACCAACCTGCTCGCCCTGAACGCGGCCATCGAAGCCGCGCGCGCCGGGGAGCACGGCAAGGGGTTCGCGGTGGTCGCCGCCGAGGTGCGCAAGCTGGCCGAGCGCTCGGGCACGGCCGCGGGCGAGATCAGCGAACTCTCCTCCTCCAGCGTGGAAGTGGCGGAAAAGGCCGGGGCCATGCTCGAATCCCTGGTGCCGGACATTGAAAAGACCGCCACGCTGGTGCAGGAAATCTCCGCGGCCAACAACGAGCAGAACGCCGGAGCCGCGCAGATCAACAAGGCCATCGACCAGCTCGACATGGTCATCCAGCAGAACGCCTCGGCCTCCGAGGAGATGGCCTCCACCAGCGAGGAACTGGCCGGACAGGGCCAGCAACTGCAACTGACCATGTCCTTCTTCAAGGTGGAGGCAAATCCAGTCCAGCAGCATCGAAGCGTGGCGGTGACCCGGAGCGCACCCGCAGCCCTCCCCAGGGCGAAGCATCACAAGCCGACAAAACCCGCGGGCATCGACATGCGGATGGAAGACGACTCCGATGAGGACTTCGAACGCTTTTAGCTGAAGGCTTCGCCCAGGACGGCCACTCGTCCGGGCAAGACACGATATAGCATTCCGACCCCGGCGGGGCGACGGCTTAGGCCGCCGCCCCGCCGCACTTGTTTCTTGGCTGGAAATCCCCTAAGAGAGTTGGCTAATTCGACACATGAACAACGATGCCCTCCGTTCCGGCGGGCAAGAGGCAGAATCATGAAAGAGACCAGGACTTCCGATAAGGTCTGCCCCCGCGAGTTCTTCAACGTCTCGGAGCACGTCAGCTATCTGGAGCCCCATCAGATGCAAGAGCTCGACGAGGCCTTCGGGAAATGGAAGGACTCTGCCAAGCGCGCCGACAGCGTTCTCGGGCGCGCCCGCATGTGGCTGATCTTCAAGCTGCTCCGATACACCGGAGCGCGGCTTGGGGAGATATTGGCCCTGGACGACACGACCTGCTTCGACCAGGTCGACCTGCTGGTCCGCCTCGGCGGCGAGGACCGGGAGCGAATGGTCCCCATCCCCGAGGAAGCCTTTTCCCTGATCATGAAAACCCTGGACGGCCCCCTGGGTGCAGGCCTGCGGGGTACCTTCTTCCAGGTGGACCCCGGCTATTTCCGGCGCATCTGCTACGCCAGGGGCAAGGAGTGCGGTCTGTCCAAGGATCAGGTCTGCCCCAAGGCCATCCGCAACACCAGGGCCGTGGAGATGCTGCGCAACGGCGTGCCCATCACCATCGTGCGGGACGTGCTGGGGCAATCCTCTCTCGACCTGACCGCCAACTTTCAGCAATTTTCCCAAGGCGACATGCGCTCCATCGTGCGCACCGCGCACCAGTCCATGCGCAAACGGACCAGTGCCCGTAACTCGTTCGTGGGACACGTGACCGGGGTGGTGGCCGATGACGTCATGGCCGAGGTCATGCTCGAAACCAGGACGGGCATCCGGCTCAGCTCCGTAATCACCGCCAACAGCCTGCACAAACTGCGCATCAAGGAAGGCAGTCCCGTCATCGCCACAGTCAAGGCCCCGCTGGTCAACGTGCTCGTCGGCGGCAAAGGACTGACCGGCAGCGCCCGCAACCGGCTCTCGGCCTCCGTCCTCCGCGTGACCGAATCCCCCGTCATCGCGGAAGTCCTCGGCAGGCTCCCGGACGGCAGCGAGGTCTGCGCCCTCATCTCCGGCCAGAGCGCCGAAGAACTCGCGCTGCAACCGGGTGACGAAGTCGAATTCTGGTTCAAGGCCATGTCCGTGGTCCTGAACACCGTCCAGCTCTGACCGAGCCGCTCCCGACAGCGCCCCAACCCCACTCAAAAAGCTCTGAGGCCCGCCCTTTACGCAAAGGGCGGGCCTCATCTTTCAACACCCCGACCGAAGGAACAAGGTCGGGGCGTCCCACCGGATACTGCCCCCATGGATAGGAGAACATGAGTCGCAATGGCCGCATCCGGCGTCACGGGAAGGGCGGCAGGCGCCGGTGCCGTCCGCCCCTGCTGCGAGGGACAAAGGTCCGACTTACGGTCTCCGCGCCGGAGAAAAATCGCGGGGCCGTCCTGTCATTGTAAGCATAATGCGTGCCCATGGCGAAAGAACGCCACATCTCGAATCTCTTATTGTTGCAGACAACAAAAGTGTATCACATACATTGTACATTGATACACTACTGTATCTTGCTACAAAAAAACCACTCTACCAATGAGATTCCAAACTCTACCCAAATAGTATGAAAGTATATGCGGCATACCTTCAATGTGAGTTGGCGTAATTCTTGAAACCATCATGGCGAAAGTACCAACTGTCACGCTTTTTAGGATATTCGTGACAGTTAATATGCGCTTTACAACATACTTTTTGTGTGCATAATACTCCCTGGCAAATTCGGCAAGAGGTGAAGAATCTCTCACCGGGCATGGCGAAAACAAGCGGACGGCGGGGCCGCGACACACCATGCCGCTATTACGACTCCCGCATACCGGAAGACCATGAACATCGTTTGGATCGACTTTACCAACCCCTCTTTCCTCAGCCCTCTGCTCCTGACCCTCAAGGTGGCGACATTGGCCACCGTGTGGTCGCTGATCCTCGGCGTGGCCGCAGCCTATGTCCTGGCGCGCTGGGACTTTCCCGGCAGAGACTTCGTGGACGCGGTCTGCACATTGCCCATCGTGATGCCCCCCACAGTGCTCGGCTACTACCTTCTCGTCTTCATCGGGAGGCGCGGCATCATCGGACAATGGCTCCAGCAGACCTTCGGCGTAAGCCTGATGTTCACATGGCAAGGAGCCACCATCGCGGCCACGGTGGTGGCGTTCCCACTGGTCTTCAAGTCGGCGAGGGCCGCCCTTGAGGGCGTCGGCAAACAATACGAGAACGCCGCCCGCACCCTCGGCCAGGGGGAACTGTCGGTATTTCTACGCGTGTCGCTGCCTCTGGCCTTTCGCGGCGTGCTCTCCGGCGGCATGCTCGCCTTTGCCCGGGCAATGGGAGAGTTCGGCGCCACGCTGATGGTGGCGGGCAACCTCCCGGGTAGAACCCAGACCCTTTCCCTGGCCGTCTACTCAGCGGTCCAGGCAGGCAACGACGCCCTGGCCAACACCCTCGTACTGATCATCAGCATCGTCTGCGTGATTATCCTCATGACAACCAGCAAATTGCTGAAACCTCAATTCTAACCCAAGTAAAGGAGAATCCCCATGAAACGCGCTCCCCTCTTTGCGGCCGTCGCGCTCACCCTCGCCCTTGTCATCGGGTTTGCGGGAAACGCACTGGCCCAGGAACTGATCGTCTCGGCGGCAGCCAGCCTCACCGACGCCTTCAGCGACATCGAACCCGCCTTTGAAAAAGCCCACCCCGGCGTTGACGTGGTCATGAACTTCGCTTCCTCCGGCGCACTCTACCGCCAGATCGAGCAGGGCGCCCCCGCCGACGTCTATGCCTCGGCCAACCCCAAGTGGATGAAAAAGGCCGTGGAAAACGGCTTCGTCATCAAGGGTGACGACCAGATCTTTGCCCGCAACTCCCTGGTCCTGGCCACCCCGGCCGACAATCCGGCCAAGGTAACCACCCTGGCCGACCTCACCGGCGGCTCCGTCCAGTCCATCGGCATCGGCACCCCCGAGACCGTTCCCGCCGGCCAGTATGCCAAGGGTGCGTTGACAGCCAAAAAGCTTTACGGAACACTTACCCCCAAGATGATCTTCGCCGAGTCCGTGCGCCAGGTCCTGGACTACCTCTCCCGCGGTGAAGTGGACTGCGGCTTCGTCTACGGCACCGACGCGGTCAAGGCGGGCAAGAAAGTGACCATCATCGAGGAAATTCCTCTCGAGAAGCCGGTCACCTACCCCATCGCCGCACTCAAGGAAGCCACCGACCCGGCACTGGCCAAGGCCTTTGTCGCCTTCATCCGCAGCGACGAGGGTATCGCCCTGCTGGAAGCCCGCGGCTTCAAGAAACCCTAAAGACCAACGGAATACATGCAATTCGAACTCGACATAACCAAACGGCTGCGTAGCGGAGGGGAGGAGTTTCTCCTCCGCTCGCGCTTTTCCACCACGGACAGGGCCCTGGTCCTGTTCGGCCCCTCCGGCTCGGGCAAGACGCTCACCCTGCGGGCCATCGCGGGGATGCTCAAGCCGGACGAAGGATACATCAAGCTCAACGGCAATGTGGTCTTTGACTCGGCCAAGGGCATCAACGTGCCCACGCGGGACCGCAATGTCGGCTACGTATTCCAGGACTACGCCCTGTTTCCACACCAGACAGTGCGGCAGAATGTGGGATTCGGTCTCAAACCGCTGTTCGGCAAACTGCACCCGGCCGATGCCGAACGCGTGGAGGAACTGATCCAGGTTTTCGGGTTGGCCTCGGTGGCATCCAAGAAGCCGGTCGCCCTTTCGGGAGGCCAGCAGCAGCGCACTGCCCTGGCCCGGGCGCTCGCCACCTCGCCCAACCTGCTCCTGCTCGACGAGCCCTTCAGCGCACTGGACCAGCCTCTGCGCCTGCGCATGCGGGACGAGCTCGCCAGCGCCCTGGAGAACTTCAACATCCCTTTGATCATGGTCACCCATGACTCGGACGAGGTGGAATCCTTTGCCGAAACCATTGTGGTCTACCGGGACGGCAGCGTCACCGACGTCCACTCCGCGCGCGAAATCTCGGATTCCGGGCTCAGCCTCACTGAAACGCTGCGCAAACAGGTCGCCCTGGCCTACCAGTAGTCCACGGCGCGCTTTTCTCCATTTCGCCGACAGTTATCCTGCTGTCTGTCGGCGACCATCGGCCCCGGCCCCGCAGCACCCGACGCTGCGGGGCCGACAGGTTGCCCCCCCCAACGCCTCACACATTCACAGCCACTCCTGATTCCGGAAACACCGGATCAACACCCTCAGCACAGCCCCCTCTCTTCCAGCTCCGAGCCATGGCGGCTCGTCAGGTGTCGCGCCGCAACCACTCGCCCGGCCTCCCGCTTTGACCAGAGAGCCAGCCCCGACAGGCCACCCCGGCCACTTTCGAGGGCCTCTCTACACACATATTTGTCAATCACAGTATCAAAACGATAAACCAACACAACCCTCCTTTCACGTCGCGAAAAAGGCGGTATTCCGGCAAACTATACATCGTCCCCCGGGCGCAGCCACCCAATCCGGTCTCAAAACGATACCCACTGTAGCCAAGCGGTCACACTCAACTGCCCCAACCAGCCACTCAGTCTCCTCACAAGAGGCAAAAAACACAAATCCAGCCCGGATTCCGACAAAACACTTACTGCCACTGGCATTTCTTTAAATAACAAAAATGGGAAACAAGCTATTCTAGTGAGCTTTTTTGACCCAATTATACGCTAAAATTGGCAAAACAGGACCATTTCACCAGGTGTGTGGCATACAAGTTGCTCATTCCGTTTCCTCAGAGATCAACCGCTACCGGCTTAACCGACTTTTTCACTAGGAGGAACTATGCGCAGAAGAGATTTCATGAAACTGGCGGCCATGGGAGCCATGGGCACCATGATCGGCGGCTTCCCCGGCGTGTCCATGGCGGGCGCGGCCAAACAGGTCAACTGGCTGACCTGGGAGAACCTGGCCTACGACAAGTACATCGCCGATTTCATCAAGAGCAGCGGCATCAATATTCAAAAGGGGTTCATCGGTTCCGACGACGAACAGTTCGCCAAGATCCGGGCGGGCGGCGGTGCCGACTGGGACCTGATCACCCCCGGCCTGGACAAGGTGGAGCTCTACGTGGCCGCAGACCTGCTCCAGCCCCTGGACCTCGACAAGATCCCCAACGCGGCCAAGCGCTACGCCCCGTTCATGAACACCAGCCTCGGCAAGAAGGATGGCCAGGTCTACGGCAT encodes the following:
- a CDS encoding HD domain-containing phosphohydrolase, whose protein sequence is MQAKILLVDDEPNVLSGLRRQLRDKYEISMATDPVEALESLDKKHPFAVVISDYRMPKLNGVEFLQKVREHSPDTTRLMLTGYADLESAISAVNDGNVFRFLTKPCDRETLRKNVEEAVSQFELLTLKKDLLEKTLKGSVELLSEITSMVNPKAGEQINRVRRYVRYLAGKMGVTDLWRYDIATMLSQLGTLILPPGTMDAVFAGEELTPEQEQIFEMHPFIAQNLLSKLPRMSSIGDMIAYQLKGFDGSGTPRDAVKEDQIPLGGRVLRLALDYDLALQTRENPQQAFLSLEHNAEFYDPELLYYLEGMLGVEARYEIRTLPLSELTPGMVLHEEVVSDQGALLLRKSIELDKNKIDRIHLFAGKVGIKPELTVLVPEKGEE
- a CDS encoding ABC transporter ATP-binding protein produces the protein MQFELDITKRLRSGGEEFLLRSRFSTTDRALVLFGPSGSGKTLTLRAIAGMLKPDEGYIKLNGNVVFDSAKGINVPTRDRNVGYVFQDYALFPHQTVRQNVGFGLKPLFGKLHPADAERVEELIQVFGLASVASKKPVALSGGQQQRTALARALATSPNLLLLDEPFSALDQPLRLRMRDELASALENFNIPLIMVTHDSDEVESFAETIVVYRDGSVTDVHSAREISDSGLSLTETLRKQVALAYQ
- a CDS encoding response regulator; this encodes MTARPRILFVDDEPNILAALKRMLRSKRDEWEMVFVESGLEALEKLKDGIFDVVISDIRMPGMDGAELLNRVKESYPKMIRIALSGQVDLNEVIHSIRAVHQYITKPCNAEYLIDKIEGALHSRRVLTDVNLLRLVTEIDALPVVPQVFLEIEKELAKEEPDINRIAEHIAKDVGLVAEIIKLVNSPYFGLPAHVDSLHKAITLLGLETIKALVLSSHLFSMYDSKPLPKFSLNKLWAHCFRVSNIAYLIAECDGVDRETLLQCRMAGILHDIGKLILCTFFPERYGQVLETMAEGGGPICTVEERIYGTTHAEVGAYLMGLWGISGNVVHAIGFHHDYDQMDKSATMYLSVANVIDHHCVVLNEDYVRIKLNASLAPLVRDRERMERWMRYLGEHWSELAAFRPLDADIVTELADGE
- a CDS encoding TOBE domain-containing protein; translated protein: MKETRTSDKVCPREFFNVSEHVSYLEPHQMQELDEAFGKWKDSAKRADSVLGRARMWLIFKLLRYTGARLGEILALDDTTCFDQVDLLVRLGGEDRERMVPIPEEAFSLIMKTLDGPLGAGLRGTFFQVDPGYFRRICYARGKECGLSKDQVCPKAIRNTRAVEMLRNGVPITIVRDVLGQSSLDLTANFQQFSQGDMRSIVRTAHQSMRKRTSARNSFVGHVTGVVADDVMAEVMLETRTGIRLSSVITANSLHKLRIKEGSPVIATVKAPLVNVLVGGKGLTGSARNRLSASVLRVTESPVIAEVLGRLPDGSEVCALISGQSAEELALQPGDEVEFWFKAMSVVLNTVQL
- the modA gene encoding molybdate ABC transporter substrate-binding protein, giving the protein MKRAPLFAAVALTLALVIGFAGNALAQELIVSAAASLTDAFSDIEPAFEKAHPGVDVVMNFASSGALYRQIEQGAPADVYASANPKWMKKAVENGFVIKGDDQIFARNSLVLATPADNPAKVTTLADLTGGSVQSIGIGTPETVPAGQYAKGALTAKKLYGTLTPKMIFAESVRQVLDYLSRGEVDCGFVYGTDAVKAGKKVTIIEEIPLEKPVTYPIAALKEATDPALAKAFVAFIRSDEGIALLEARGFKKP
- the modB gene encoding molybdate ABC transporter permease subunit, encoding MNIVWIDFTNPSFLSPLLLTLKVATLATVWSLILGVAAAYVLARWDFPGRDFVDAVCTLPIVMPPTVLGYYLLVFIGRRGIIGQWLQQTFGVSLMFTWQGATIAATVVAFPLVFKSARAALEGVGKQYENAARTLGQGELSVFLRVSLPLAFRGVLSGGMLAFARAMGEFGATLMVAGNLPGRTQTLSLAVYSAVQAGNDALANTLVLIISIVCVIILMTTSKLLKPQF
- a CDS encoding HAMP domain-containing methyl-accepting chemotaxis protein; its protein translation is MLNNLRLGVKLGIGFALVLVLTAVVAFIGYSAMLGIQDRVDKADDVNRLVRFILEARVQEKNFMLRKDEKSAAAQAKVLKQLDEQGAQTSAKFADPANKAQMAEVKQSVGQYEQAFGKFKSLEADKNDAMAKMQNNAQTALRQTEALRADQKAEFSALLSSGTASQAELNDKLAKADDANRMIKWFLEARKDEKNLIITHDESHLKKNHENLASILTLMADLKKRFHNKDNLAQLNSAEEALRNYQAEFESFVGSMKAQTQAEAAMVDAARKADEVCRAARADQKQKMLAQMETSNMLNLIMTALALILGSLAAVFLTRAITKPVGMGVRFAEAMSGGDFTRTLDIDQKDEIGNLAAALNNMVHRLRQVVADVGNATDNIASGSEELSSSSEALAEGATEQAASIEEVSSSMEQMASNIGQNAQNAEETDALATKAAKDAKQSGEAVRQTVDAMKSIAEKISIIEEIARQTNLLALNAAIEAARAGEHGKGFAVVAAEVRKLAERSGTAAGEISELSSSSVEVAEKAGAMLESLVPDIEKTATLVQEISAANNEQNAGAAQINKAIDQLDMVIQQNASASEEMASTSEELAGQGQQLQLTMSFFKVEANPVQQHRSVAVTRSAPAALPRAKHHKPTKPAGIDMRMEDDSDEDFERF